A region from the Lycium barbarum isolate Lr01 chromosome 8, ASM1917538v2, whole genome shotgun sequence genome encodes:
- the LOC132606686 gene encoding uncharacterized protein LOC132606686 isoform X1: MTGSMALSAHGIVRPKYRTLLHSSFTTHKVSNLPQQFKLESYTTITTTSKRPISINALAAKTTEHSDIQVQSLPPNSVNGWAAFAKNVSGEWDGFGAEFTKNGEPIELPESVVPEAYREWEVKVFDWQTQCPTLAHEDDSFSFMYKFIQLLPTVGCEADAATRYTIDERNITDVNVSAFAYQSTGCYVAAWSNNNNENTWELEHCLIDPRKNESRVRIVQIVRLEDSKLVLKSIKVFCEHWYGPFRNGDQLGGCAIQDSAFASTQALDPAQVTGVWEGKHAISSFDNTPEKVIQELVDGSTRKTVRDELELVLLPRQLWCCLKDIAGGGTCCEVGWLFEKGRAMTSKCIFSDNGKLKEISIACESAASA, translated from the exons ATGACAGGATCTATGGCTCTGTCTGCCCATGGGATTGTGCGCCCCAAGTACAGAACCTTATTGCATTCATCTTTCACTACACATAAAGTATCAAACTTGCCTCAACAATTCAAACTTGAGAGTTATACTACTATTACTACTACTTCCAAGAGACCAATCTCTATAAACGCCTTGGCAGCAAAGACAACTGAGCACTCTGATATCCAAGTCCAATCACTTCCTCCAAATTCCGTTAACG GATGGGCTGCGTTTGCTAAAAATGTATCGGGCGAATGGGATGGATTTGGAGCAGAATTTACCAAGAATGGTGAGCCGATTGAATTACCAGAATCTGTAGTCCCTGAAGCATACAGGGAGTGGGAGGTGAAGGTATTCGATTGGCAAACTCAATGTCCTACTCTTGCTCATGAGGATGACTCCTTCTCTTTCATGTACAAGTTCATCCAGCTCCTTCCCACTGTTGGCTGTGAAGCTGATGCTGCAACTAGGTATACCATCGACGAGAGGAATATTACTGATGTCAATGTTTCTGCCTTTGCATATCAATCCACCGGATGTTATGTGGCTGCCTGGTCCAATAATAACAATGAAAATACATGGGAGTTGGAGCATTGTTTGATTGATCCTCGGAAAAATGAGTCGAGGGTGCGAATTGTTCAG ATCGTGCGCCTTGAAGATTCTAAGCTGGTATTGAAAAGCATTAAGGTGTTTTGCGAGCATTGGTATGGGCCGTTTCGAAACGGTGATCAGTTGGGTGGATGTGCGATTCAAGATTCCGCATTTGCTTCTACCCAAGCCTTGGACCCTGCACAGGTCACTGGTGTTTGGGAGGGTAAGCATGCTATCTCCAGCTTCGACAATACTCCTGAA AAAGTTATTCAAGAGCTTGTTGATGGCAGCACCAGGAAGACAGTAAGAGATGAATTAGAGCTTGTTTTGCTCCCAAGGCAACTCTGGTGTTGTTTGAAAGACATTGCAGGTGGCGGAACTTGCTGTGAAGTTGGGTGGCTGTTCGAAAAAGGACGTGCCATGACGTCCAAATGCATATTTTCTGATAATGGGAAGTTAAAG GAAATATCTATAGCATGTGAAAGTGCAGCATCAGCATAA
- the LOC132606687 gene encoding calcium-dependent protein kinase 4 isoform X1, translating into MGNTCRGSIGGKTFTGYNQPEDSLNSNLNPSSGNSYSSSDNYSPKKETSLSLVSPRKASMNRSGSNQAYYVMGHKTPNIRDLYTLGRKLGQGQFGTTYLCTENSTGAEYACKSISKRKLISKEDVEDVRREIQIMHHLSGHKNIVTIKGAYEDPLYVHIVMEICSGGELFDRIIQRGHYSERKAAELTKIIVGVVEACHSLGVMHRDLKPENFLLVNKDDDFSLKAIDFGLSVFFKPGQIFTDVVGSPYYVAPEVLLKHYGPQADVWTAGVILYILLSGVPPFWAETQQGIFDAVLKGHIDFDSDPWPLISESAKDLIRKMLCMQPSERLTAHEVLCHPWICENGVAPDRALDPAVLSRLKQFSAMNKLKKMALRVIAESLSEEEIAGLREMFKAMDTDSSGAITFDELKAGLRKYGSTLKDTEIRELMDAADVDNSGTIDYGEFIAATVHLNKLEREEHLMAAFQYFDKDGSGYITVDEVQQACVEHNMTDVYFEDIIREVDQDNDGRIDYGEFVAMMQKGNPCVGRRTMRNSLNLSMRDAPGAH; encoded by the exons ATGGGCAATACATGCCGTGGATCTATAGGAGGAAAAACATTTACGGGCTATAATCAGCCCGAAGATAGTTTAAACTCCAATCTCAACCCTTCATCTGGCAATTCATATTCTTCATCAGACAATTATTCTCCCAAAAAGGAAACTTCACTTTCCCTTGTTAGTCCTAGAAAAGCCAGTATGAATCGTTCAGGAAGTAATCAGGCTTATTATGTAATGGGACATAAGACCCCTAACATTCGTGATCTTTACACTTTGGGACGTAAGTTAGGACAAGGACAGTTTGGTACCACTTATTTATGCACTGAGAATTCTACAG GTGCTGAGTACGCTTGTAAATCTATTTCGAAGAGAAAGTTGATTTCAAAAGAGGATGTTGAGGATGTTAGAAGGGAAATTCAGATAATGCATCATTTGTCTGGTCATAAGAATATTGTTACCATTAAGGGAGCTTATGAGGATCCTTTATATGTTCATATTGTTATGGAGATATGTAGTGGTGGTGAATTGTTTGATCGTATTATTCAACGAGGTCATTATAGTGAGAGAAAGGCAGCTGAATTGACTAAAATTATTGTTGGGGTTGTTGAGGCGTGTCATTCACTTGGCGTTATGCATAGAGATTTAAAACCTGAGAATTTCCTGTTGGTTAATAAGGATGATGATTTCTCTCTTAAGGCCATCGATTTTGGACTCTCTGTTTTCTTTAAGCCAG GCCAAATATTCACAGATGTTGTTGGTAGTCCATATTATGTCGCTCCTGAGGTGCTTTTGAAGCATTATGGTCCCCAAGCAGATGTGTGGACAGCAGGAGTCATACTCTACATACTGCTAAGTGGTGTGCCACCATTTTGGGCAG AAACGCAGCAGGGCATATTTGATGCAGTTCTGAAAGGGCACATTGATTTTGACTCAGACCCTTGGCCGTTGATATCTGAGAGTGCAAAAGATCTTATCCGGAAGATGTTGTGCATGCAGCCCTCAGAGCGGTTAACTGCTCATGAAGTATTGT GCCATCCTTGGATCTGCGAAAATGGTGTCGCTCCTGATAGAGCACTGGATCCTGCAGTACTTTCTCGCCTAAAACAGTTCTCTGCTATGAACAAGTTAAAAAAGATGGCTTTGCGG GTGATTGCTGAAAGCTTGTCTGAAGAAGAGATTGCTGGTCTGAGAGAGATGTTTAAGGCCATGGATACTGATAGTAGTGGTGCAATTACATTTGATGAACTAAAAGCAGGGTTGAGAAAATATGGCTCTACGTTAAAGGATACGGAGATACGGGAACTTATGGATGCA GCTGATGTGGACAATAGTGGAACTATTGACTATGGAGAATTCATTGCGGCAACCGTTCATCTTAATAAATTGGAGCGCGAGGAACATCTCATGGCAGCATTTCAATATTTTGACAAAGATGGAAGTGGTTATATAACGGTTGATGAGGTCCAGCAAGCTTGTGTAGAGCATAACATGACAGATGTTTACTTTGAGGATATTATAAGAGAAGTCGATCAGGATAAT GATGGACGAATTGATTATGGAGAATTTGTTGCTATGATGCAAAAAGGAAATCCATGTGTAGGGAGACGAACAATGCGAAATAGTCTAAATTTGAGCATGAGAGATGCACCGGGAGCTCATTAG
- the LOC132606689 gene encoding damage-control phosphatase At2g17340-like, whose product MESSGELVAFPLLMTPIESNYRACTIPYRFPSDNPNKPTPTELSWIDLFMNSIPSFRKRAESDDTVPDAPVRAEKFAQRYAGILEDLKKDPESHGGPPDCILLCRLREQVLREVGFRDIFKKVKDEENAKAISLFKDVICLNDAIEDEAKRVENLVRGIFAGNIFDLGSAKLAELFSEDGMSFLASCQNLVPRPWVIDDLDNFITKWTKKTWKKAVIFVDNSGADVILGILPFARELLRHGAQVVLAANDLPSINDVTYPELVEIISKLKDEHGKLIGVDTSNLLVANSGNDLPVIDLTTVSQELAYLASDADLVILEGMGRGIETNLYARFKCDSLKIGMVKHQEVAQFLGGRLYDCVFKFNEASS is encoded by the exons atggagagctCAGGCGAACTAGTGGCTTTCCCATTGTTGATGACACCAATTGAATCAAATTACAGGGCATGTACTATTCCTTACAGATTCCCTTCCGATAATCCCAATAAACCAACTCCCACTGAGCTTTCTTGGATCGACCTTTTTATGAATTCCATCCCTTCTTTTAG GAAGAGGGCGGAGAGTGATGACACTGTTCCAGATGCTCCTGTGCGAGCTGAAAAGTTTGCTCAGAG GTATGCTGGAATACTTGAGGATCTAAAGAAAGATCCTGAAAGTCATGGAGGGCCTCCTGATTGCATT cTTCTTTGTCGCCTTAGAGAGCAAGTACTTAGGGAAGTGGGGTTCAGAGACATATTTAAAAAGGTCAAG GATGAAGAAAATGCAAAGGCTATATCCTTATTTAAGGATGTCATATGTCTTAATGATGCTATTGAGGATGAAGCCAAGCGAGTAGAGAATTTGGTCAGAGGAATTTTTGCAGGAAATATATTTGATCTTGGCTCCGCAAAG CTTGCAGAGCTGTTTTCAGAAGATGGTATGTCCTTTCTAGCTAGTTGCCAAAACCTTGTCCCTCGACCCTGGGTTATCGATGATTTGGACAATTTCATTACCAAATGGACCAAAAAAACATGGAAAAAG GCTGTAATATTTGTTGATAATTCTGGTGcagatgttattttgggtattttgCCATTTGCTAGAGAATTACTTCGTCATGGAGCACAG GTTGTTTTGGCTGCTAATGACTTACCTTCTATCAATGATGTTACTTACCCTGAGTTAGTAGAGATTATATCTAAG TTGAAAGATGAGCATGGGAAGCTCATAGGTGTTGACACATCCAATCTTTTAGTTGCCAATTCTGGTAATGATTTGCCG GTTATTGATCTCACAACGGTATCTCAGGAGCTGGCATACTTGGCAAGTGATGCTGACCTAGTCATTTTGGAAGGCATG GGCCGTGGAATAGAGACAAACCTGTATGCTCGATTTAAATGTGATTCCCTCAAGATAGGAATG GTAAAGCACCAGGAGGTTGCGCAGTTTCTTGGAGGAAGGCTTTATGATTGCGTCTTCAAATTTAATGAAGCTTCAAGTTAA
- the LOC132606686 gene encoding uncharacterized protein LOC132606686 isoform X2, giving the protein MTGSMALSAHGIVRPKYRTLLHSSFTTHKVSNLPQQFKLESYTTITTTSKRPISINALAAKTTEHSDIQVQSLPPNSVNGWAAFAKNVSGEWDGFGAEFTKNGEPIELPESVVPEAYREWEVKVFDWQTQCPTLAHEDDSFSFMYKFIQLLPTVGCEADAATRYTIDERNITDVNVSAFAYQSTGCYVAAWSNNNNENTWELEHCLIDPRKNESRVRIVQIVRLEDSKLVLKSIKVFCEHWYGPFRNGDQLGGCAIQDSAFASTQALDPAQVTGVWEGKHAISSFDNTPEIRDKEFLAC; this is encoded by the exons ATGACAGGATCTATGGCTCTGTCTGCCCATGGGATTGTGCGCCCCAAGTACAGAACCTTATTGCATTCATCTTTCACTACACATAAAGTATCAAACTTGCCTCAACAATTCAAACTTGAGAGTTATACTACTATTACTACTACTTCCAAGAGACCAATCTCTATAAACGCCTTGGCAGCAAAGACAACTGAGCACTCTGATATCCAAGTCCAATCACTTCCTCCAAATTCCGTTAACG GATGGGCTGCGTTTGCTAAAAATGTATCGGGCGAATGGGATGGATTTGGAGCAGAATTTACCAAGAATGGTGAGCCGATTGAATTACCAGAATCTGTAGTCCCTGAAGCATACAGGGAGTGGGAGGTGAAGGTATTCGATTGGCAAACTCAATGTCCTACTCTTGCTCATGAGGATGACTCCTTCTCTTTCATGTACAAGTTCATCCAGCTCCTTCCCACTGTTGGCTGTGAAGCTGATGCTGCAACTAGGTATACCATCGACGAGAGGAATATTACTGATGTCAATGTTTCTGCCTTTGCATATCAATCCACCGGATGTTATGTGGCTGCCTGGTCCAATAATAACAATGAAAATACATGGGAGTTGGAGCATTGTTTGATTGATCCTCGGAAAAATGAGTCGAGGGTGCGAATTGTTCAG ATCGTGCGCCTTGAAGATTCTAAGCTGGTATTGAAAAGCATTAAGGTGTTTTGCGAGCATTGGTATGGGCCGTTTCGAAACGGTGATCAGTTGGGTGGATGTGCGATTCAAGATTCCGCATTTGCTTCTACCCAAGCCTTGGACCCTGCACAGGTCACTGGTGTTTGGGAGGGTAAGCATGCTATCTCCAGCTTCGACAATACTCCTGAA ATCAGAGATAAAGAATTTTTAGCATGTTAG
- the LOC132606687 gene encoding calcium-dependent protein kinase 4 isoform X2, which produces MGNTCRGSIGGKTFTGYNQPEDSLNSNLNPSSGNSYSSSDNYSPKKETSLSLVSPRKASMNRSGSNQAYYVMGHKTPNIRDLYTLGRKLGQGQFGTTYLCTENSTGAEYACKSISKRKLISKEDVEDVRREIQIMHHLSGHKNIVTIKGAYEDPLYVHIVMEICSGGELFDRIIQRGHYSERKAAELTKIIVGVVEACHSLGVMHRDLKPENFLLVNKDDDFSLKAIDFGLSVFFKPGQIFTDVVGSPYYVAPEVLLKHYGPQADVWTAGVILYILLSGVPPFWAETQQGIFDAVLKGHIDFDSDPWPLISESAKDLIRKMLCMQPSERLTAHEVLCHPWICENGVAPDRALDPAVLSRLKQFSAMNKLKKMALRVIAESLSEEEIAGLREMFKAMDTDSSGAITFDELKAGLRKYGSTLKDTEIRELMDAGKIFISVEWHKVKRAAQCTKLPLCAGSGEGP; this is translated from the exons ATGGGCAATACATGCCGTGGATCTATAGGAGGAAAAACATTTACGGGCTATAATCAGCCCGAAGATAGTTTAAACTCCAATCTCAACCCTTCATCTGGCAATTCATATTCTTCATCAGACAATTATTCTCCCAAAAAGGAAACTTCACTTTCCCTTGTTAGTCCTAGAAAAGCCAGTATGAATCGTTCAGGAAGTAATCAGGCTTATTATGTAATGGGACATAAGACCCCTAACATTCGTGATCTTTACACTTTGGGACGTAAGTTAGGACAAGGACAGTTTGGTACCACTTATTTATGCACTGAGAATTCTACAG GTGCTGAGTACGCTTGTAAATCTATTTCGAAGAGAAAGTTGATTTCAAAAGAGGATGTTGAGGATGTTAGAAGGGAAATTCAGATAATGCATCATTTGTCTGGTCATAAGAATATTGTTACCATTAAGGGAGCTTATGAGGATCCTTTATATGTTCATATTGTTATGGAGATATGTAGTGGTGGTGAATTGTTTGATCGTATTATTCAACGAGGTCATTATAGTGAGAGAAAGGCAGCTGAATTGACTAAAATTATTGTTGGGGTTGTTGAGGCGTGTCATTCACTTGGCGTTATGCATAGAGATTTAAAACCTGAGAATTTCCTGTTGGTTAATAAGGATGATGATTTCTCTCTTAAGGCCATCGATTTTGGACTCTCTGTTTTCTTTAAGCCAG GCCAAATATTCACAGATGTTGTTGGTAGTCCATATTATGTCGCTCCTGAGGTGCTTTTGAAGCATTATGGTCCCCAAGCAGATGTGTGGACAGCAGGAGTCATACTCTACATACTGCTAAGTGGTGTGCCACCATTTTGGGCAG AAACGCAGCAGGGCATATTTGATGCAGTTCTGAAAGGGCACATTGATTTTGACTCAGACCCTTGGCCGTTGATATCTGAGAGTGCAAAAGATCTTATCCGGAAGATGTTGTGCATGCAGCCCTCAGAGCGGTTAACTGCTCATGAAGTATTGT GCCATCCTTGGATCTGCGAAAATGGTGTCGCTCCTGATAGAGCACTGGATCCTGCAGTACTTTCTCGCCTAAAACAGTTCTCTGCTATGAACAAGTTAAAAAAGATGGCTTTGCGG GTGATTGCTGAAAGCTTGTCTGAAGAAGAGATTGCTGGTCTGAGAGAGATGTTTAAGGCCATGGATACTGATAGTAGTGGTGCAATTACATTTGATGAACTAAAAGCAGGGTTGAGAAAATATGGCTCTACGTTAAAGGATACGGAGATACGGGAACTTATGGATGCA GGCAAAATCTTCATCTCTGTAGAATGGCACAAGGTAAAAAGGGCAGcccagtgcactaagctcccgctatgcgcggggtccggggaagggccataa